One Armatimonadota bacterium DNA window includes the following coding sequences:
- a CDS encoding glycoside hydrolase family 15 protein has product MPRPLAIGNGEMLLAFDSGLNVRDFYFPYVGLYNHLSGAKLRMGVWVEDRFAWLEDPSWSKAIDYMDGTLASNVLCRNEELELELHLVDVVHHGHNLYIKRIEAKNLANRPREARIFFSHDLRIMESDIGDTAFFNPYLNAIVHYKLDNYFLISGYDAYGGISQYTTGVKGYSHLVGTWRDAEDGQLAGNPIEQGSVDSTVAFHLPLPAEGAQTMWYWIACGRNLQQVSDLHQLVQARGPEALARETESFWRAWVSKSAENFSKLPQRIADFCARSLLIMRTQIDDRGAVTAANDSDIMQNVKAHYSYLWPRDGAIITSVFDELRFALVSRNFFKFCARVLPPDRAALMHKYTPDGSMGASWHPWYIDGKAEVPFQEDGTGLVMWALWRHYESLQDIEFVEPLYEKMIVPMCDFMVDFRDPHSHLPLPSWDLWEERRGVHCFTTVAVWAGLEAGARFAELIGDTRAKKFKTAANQIKENFKTYFYDHDRGFFLRTLYPSKRGGYSPDLVPDSSSLVIPLFGMFPIDDPEVESSARTIEQRLWVNTEVGGMARYENDYYFRQSHSVPGNPWFICTLWLAEHLILAADEPCDMERPLELLEWCIRWALPTGALSEQIHPYTGEPLSVAPLTWSHAAFVHTALQYSQKMERLNGRGRRKEDQRGQTPNKDKAAR; this is encoded by the coding sequence ATGCCCAGACCATTAGCCATCGGAAACGGCGAGATGCTGCTCGCCTTTGACAGCGGTCTCAACGTCCGCGACTTCTATTTCCCGTACGTTGGTCTTTATAATCACCTGAGCGGCGCCAAGCTTCGCATGGGCGTATGGGTCGAGGACCGATTTGCGTGGTTGGAAGACCCTTCCTGGTCGAAAGCGATCGACTACATGGACGGCACCCTGGCCAGCAACGTGCTTTGCCGCAACGAAGAATTGGAGTTGGAACTCCACTTGGTCGATGTCGTGCATCACGGCCACAACCTCTACATCAAGCGCATCGAAGCCAAGAACCTGGCGAACCGCCCCCGAGAGGCGCGAATCTTCTTTTCTCACGACTTGCGCATCATGGAGAGCGACATTGGCGACACCGCCTTCTTCAACCCTTATCTAAACGCCATCGTCCACTATAAGCTCGACAACTACTTCTTGATTTCTGGTTACGATGCTTATGGCGGCATCTCTCAATACACGACGGGCGTCAAGGGCTACAGCCATCTGGTGGGAACATGGCGCGACGCCGAGGATGGGCAACTAGCGGGCAATCCGATCGAGCAAGGCTCGGTCGACAGCACGGTCGCGTTTCATTTGCCTCTGCCGGCAGAAGGCGCCCAAACGATGTGGTATTGGATTGCCTGCGGTCGAAACTTGCAGCAGGTGTCGGACCTTCATCAATTGGTTCAAGCGCGCGGGCCAGAGGCGCTGGCGCGGGAAACGGAGAGCTTTTGGCGCGCTTGGGTCTCCAAAAGCGCTGAGAACTTCTCGAAGCTTCCTCAACGCATAGCCGATTTTTGCGCTCGCAGCCTGCTGATCATGCGGACGCAAATCGACGACCGAGGCGCAGTAACCGCCGCCAACGATTCGGACATCATGCAGAACGTGAAGGCGCACTACAGCTACCTGTGGCCGAGAGACGGAGCGATCATCACGAGCGTTTTCGACGAGCTTCGATTTGCGCTAGTCTCTCGAAACTTTTTTAAGTTCTGCGCTCGCGTGCTGCCGCCCGATCGAGCGGCGCTGATGCACAAATATACGCCCGACGGCAGTATGGGAGCGTCTTGGCATCCTTGGTACATCGATGGCAAGGCCGAAGTTCCGTTTCAAGAGGACGGCACAGGGCTAGTGATGTGGGCGCTGTGGCGGCATTACGAAAGTCTGCAAGACATCGAGTTCGTCGAGCCGCTCTACGAAAAGATGATCGTGCCGATGTGCGACTTTATGGTCGATTTTCGCGATCCGCACTCGCATTTGCCTCTTCCCAGTTGGGATCTTTGGGAAGAGCGGCGCGGCGTGCACTGCTTTACGACCGTCGCCGTTTGGGCAGGATTGGAGGCCGGCGCGCGCTTTGCCGAGTTGATCGGCGATACCCGCGCCAAGAAGTTTAAGACCGCCGCCAACCAGATCAAAGAAAACTTCAAAACCTACTTTTACGATCACGATCGAGGCTTCTTCCTGCGCACGCTCTATCCGTCCAAACGAGGGGGTTACTCGCCAGACTTGGTGCCCGACTCCAGTTCGCTGGTGATACCGCTTTTTGGCATGTTCCCCATCGACGATCCCGAGGTCGAGTCGTCCGCGCGCACGATCGAGCAACGGCTCTGGGTCAATACAGAAGTAGGCGGCATGGCGCGATACGAAAACGACTACTACTTCCGCCAGTCGCACAGCGTGCCGGGCAATCCCTGGTTTATCTGCACTCTGTGGCTGGCCGAGCACCTGATCTTGGCTGCCGATGAGCCCTGCGATATGGAGCGACCGCTCGAACTGCTCGAATGGTGCATCCGGTGGGCGCTGCCGACAGGCGCATTGTCCGAACAGATCCATCCCTACACGGGCGAGCCGCTCTCCGTTGCGCCGCTCACCTGGTCTCATGCGGCCTTTGTGCACACCGCGCTCCAATACAGCCAAAAAATGGAGCGCTTGAACGGTCGCGGGCGCAGAAAGGAAGACCAAAGAGGCCAAACGCCCAACAAAGACAAAGCTGCCCGCTGA
- the gcvH gene encoding glycine cleavage system protein GcvH, producing the protein MDVPSNLKYTKTDEWVRVEGDEIVIGITDYAQGELGDIVYVELPEPGRYLQKEQAFGAVDSNKTTSELYTPVEGEVAAANGNLVSAMELINTDPYGEGWIVRIRATDLSPLDDLMSADEYAAYRSDH; encoded by the coding sequence ATGGACGTTCCTTCCAATCTTAAGTACACCAAGACCGATGAGTGGGTTCGCGTCGAAGGCGACGAGATCGTCATCGGGATCACTGATTACGCGCAAGGCGAGTTAGGCGACATCGTCTACGTCGAACTGCCAGAGCCGGGCCGTTATCTGCAGAAAGAGCAAGCCTTTGGAGCGGTCGATTCGAACAAGACCACGTCCGAGCTGTATACGCCCGTTGAAGGCGAGGTAGCCGCTGCGAACGGAAATCTGGTCAGCGCGATGGAACTGATCAACACCGACCCCTATGGCGAGGGTTGGATCGTGCGAATCCGGGCAACGGACCTATCGCCGTTGGACGATTTGATGAGCGCGGACGAGTATGCGGCGTACCGGTCGGATCACTAA
- a CDS encoding Gfo/Idh/MocA family oxidoreductase, giving the protein MDLSRRDFLRQSAIGAALVSFGVLTSKANAQPKSKIALVGTGAQGTNLLRQLTTVPGADIVMICDDYAPHLENGRKIAPAAKAVSDYRAVLDDASIEGVVIATPLHLHAQMTIAALRAGKHALCEKMMAKTVQDAKAMAAAAASTGKTLMIGHQRRHNPIYQKARNGVKADAVGRVTHLRAVWHRNGSWRRSVPDASLERRLNWRLYDEYSGGLMAELGSHQIDIFNWFLGSAPTAVVGFGGVDYWQDGREAFDNVSCVFEYPNGVRALYSSITSNAHDSYSEWVFGDKGSIGFIEESKGYLFREAKAEQLTWLDAAQREKVGGREAIVVEGGPTKRSDAKPEELAYGENRNAYWLELAQFIRCIQQGEKPLVPASEALKACVAALRANEAMAARSRVEIPRSDWTV; this is encoded by the coding sequence ATGGATCTCTCTCGGCGCGACTTTTTGCGGCAATCGGCCATTGGCGCGGCCCTCGTCTCGTTTGGCGTTCTCACCTCTAAGGCTAACGCTCAGCCCAAGTCCAAGATCGCGCTGGTCGGCACGGGCGCCCAAGGGACGAACCTATTGCGCCAACTGACGACCGTGCCCGGCGCAGACATCGTCATGATTTGCGACGATTACGCGCCGCATCTGGAGAACGGTCGAAAAATCGCGCCCGCGGCCAAGGCCGTCAGCGACTATCGAGCCGTATTGGACGATGCCTCGATCGAGGGCGTCGTGATCGCGACGCCGCTTCATCTTCATGCCCAGATGACGATCGCTGCCCTGCGGGCGGGCAAACACGCGCTGTGCGAGAAGATGATGGCCAAAACGGTACAAGACGCTAAGGCGATGGCGGCTGCCGCGGCATCAACCGGGAAAACATTGATGATCGGTCATCAGCGAAGGCACAACCCGATCTATCAAAAGGCCCGAAACGGGGTCAAGGCCGACGCCGTCGGTCGCGTTACCCACTTGAGAGCCGTCTGGCATCGCAACGGAAGCTGGCGGCGATCCGTGCCTGACGCCTCGCTGGAGCGGCGTCTAAACTGGCGGCTCTATGATGAGTATTCGGGCGGTCTGATGGCCGAGTTAGGATCCCATCAAATCGACATCTTCAACTGGTTCTTAGGCTCTGCGCCGACCGCCGTGGTCGGGTTTGGCGGGGTGGATTATTGGCAAGACGGTCGCGAGGCGTTCGACAACGTTTCGTGCGTCTTCGAGTATCCCAACGGCGTGCGGGCTCTTTACAGTTCCATCACCAGCAACGCGCACGACTCTTACTCCGAATGGGTTTTTGGCGATAAAGGCAGCATCGGCTTTATCGAAGAATCAAAGGGCTACCTGTTCCGAGAGGCAAAGGCCGAGCAATTGACCTGGCTGGACGCCGCACAGCGCGAGAAGGTCGGCGGGCGCGAGGCGATCGTGGTCGAAGGCGGGCCGACCAAGCGCAGCGACGCCAAGCCGGAAGAGCTGGCCTACGGCGAGAACCGCAACGCCTACTGGCTGGAGCTTGCGCAGTTTATCCGCTGCATCCAGCAGGGCGAGAAGCCGCTCGTGCCCGCATCCGAGGCTCTTAAGGCGTGCGTCGCGGCGCTGCGCGCGAACGAAGCGATGGCAGCTCGATCTCGCGTTGAGATTCCTCGCTCCGATTGGACCGTTTAG
- a CDS encoding S8 family serine peptidase, which produces MKLRITFLALGLLAVFVSTAQPGKQESVLPFEYVPNRLLLKFRDSALPTGWQNGKIVNAHPLLVQLNPSRAQVMDLIDVIVLDFDRPVSVPNLVRFVAGHPDVEFAEPDGIARIAWTPNDPNFLNNNQYGPRKIDAEPAWDVWRGDDNFIIAILDTGVQSNHSDLNGKFVTGYNYIANNSNAEDDHGHGTHVAGIASANTNNGVLMAGICPMGKIMSVKVCNSGGSCSWNGMASGVTFAMANGAHVINMSITGSGGSATLATALTLAHNNGVLTIAAAGNNGSSSSNFYPANYPEVIAVAASNNTPTNNKWQWSNYGNWVDVAAPGENIFSTWRFDSTNWLSGTSMASPHVAGAALLLYSKLVELPAQRSMATALQVRTLLETTTDPVNDTLLGSYVRTGKINLNRALRSILLDGDINGDGCVNDTDLAIILERFGQSGPNRADRNSDGVVDDTDLAIVLSQFGQGC; this is translated from the coding sequence ATGAAGCTTAGAATAACGTTTTTGGCTCTTGGGCTGCTCGCGGTATTTGTATCGACGGCGCAACCAGGCAAGCAAGAGAGCGTACTTCCGTTCGAGTACGTCCCCAACCGTTTGCTGCTCAAGTTTCGAGATTCAGCGCTGCCGACAGGTTGGCAGAACGGGAAGATCGTCAACGCCCATCCGTTGCTAGTGCAGCTCAATCCCAGCCGAGCGCAGGTCATGGACCTGATCGATGTCATCGTTCTCGATTTCGACCGGCCTGTCAGCGTCCCCAACCTAGTTCGATTTGTAGCCGGCCACCCGGACGTTGAGTTCGCAGAGCCGGACGGCATTGCTCGAATCGCGTGGACGCCTAACGATCCGAATTTCCTCAACAACAACCAATACGGCCCCCGCAAGATCGATGCAGAGCCCGCTTGGGACGTATGGAGAGGCGACGATAACTTCATCATCGCCATTCTGGATACGGGCGTGCAGTCGAACCACAGCGACCTTAACGGCAAGTTTGTCACAGGCTACAACTACATCGCCAATAATAGCAACGCCGAGGACGACCATGGCCACGGTACGCACGTGGCCGGCATTGCATCGGCGAATACTAACAATGGCGTGCTGATGGCCGGCATCTGTCCAATGGGCAAGATCATGTCGGTCAAGGTGTGCAATTCGGGCGGAAGCTGCAGCTGGAACGGTATGGCCAGCGGCGTTACGTTCGCCATGGCCAACGGCGCCCACGTGATCAACATGAGCATTACCGGCTCGGGCGGAAGCGCAACCTTGGCGACGGCCCTGACTCTTGCGCACAACAATGGCGTGCTCACCATCGCGGCGGCCGGCAACAACGGCTCGTCCAGCAGCAACTTCTATCCGGCCAACTATCCCGAGGTGATCGCGGTCGCGGCCAGCAACAACACGCCCACCAATAATAAGTGGCAGTGGAGCAACTATGGCAACTGGGTGGATGTGGCCGCTCCGGGAGAGAACATATTCTCAACCTGGCGCTTCGACAGCACGAACTGGCTCAGTGGCACCTCGATGGCTTCCCCGCACGTTGCGGGCGCGGCTCTGTTGCTCTATTCGAAACTGGTCGAACTGCCCGCTCAGCGCAGCATGGCGACCGCCTTGCAGGTTCGGACGCTATTGGAGACGACGACCGATCCGGTCAACGATACGCTCTTGGGGTCGTATGTGCGCACCGGAAAGATCAACCTGAACCGGGCGTTGCGCTCCATCTTGCTGGACGGCGACATCAACGGCGACGGTTGCGTCAACGACACCGACCTTGCGATCATTCTCGAAAGATTTGGTCAATCAGGTCCAAACCGAGCCGACCGTAACAGCGACGGTGTGGTAGACGACACGGACTTGGCGATCGTCCTGTCCCAGTTTGGCCAAGGCTGTTGA